One segment of Cetobacterium sp. NK01 DNA contains the following:
- a CDS encoding PTS sugar transporter subunit IIC, whose translation MELLKGTVLLLLVLAFFTGFSLKAPRGMKAMGALAGAATASFLVEAFQLYVGGDLLGIKFLGEVGASAGSMGGVAAAILVPLALGVSPVYAVMLGVVCGGMGIIPGFIAGYIMSFIIPKLEEKIPDGLDLIVIICLAAPLGRGIAQFVSPGVTFALQTIGDIIIAAQSASPYVMAFILGGVITVVATAPISSMALTAMLGLTGLPMAIGALSVMASSFMNYVFFDRMKFGDRSTTIAVAIEPLTQADIISANPIPVFTTNFIGGGIAGMIVNYFGLINNATGTATPIAGFAVMFGFNPAKEVLITAGLCAVAGILAGYVGSIVFKNYKIKTVAEIRG comes from the coding sequence ATGGAATTATTAAAAGGTACAGTGTTATTATTATTGGTTTTAGCATTCTTTACTGGATTTAGTTTAAAAGCACCAAGAGGAATGAAAGCTATGGGTGCTCTAGCAGGAGCAGCAACAGCAAGTTTCCTAGTAGAAGCTTTCCAATTATATGTTGGTGGAGATCTTTTAGGAATTAAGTTTTTAGGAGAAGTTGGAGCGTCAGCAGGATCAATGGGAGGAGTTGCAGCAGCAATTTTAGTTCCATTAGCATTAGGTGTAAGTCCTGTTTATGCAGTTATGTTAGGTGTAGTTTGTGGAGGAATGGGAATCATCCCTGGATTTATAGCTGGATACATAATGTCATTCATTATTCCTAAATTAGAAGAAAAAATCCCTGATGGATTAGATTTAATTGTTATTATTTGTTTAGCAGCACCTTTAGGAAGAGGAATAGCTCAGTTTGTTTCACCAGGAGTTACATTTGCTTTACAAACAATTGGAGATATAATTATAGCGGCTCAATCAGCTAGTCCGTATGTAATGGCATTTATCTTAGGAGGAGTTATAACAGTAGTTGCTACAGCTCCAATAAGTTCAATGGCTTTAACAGCAATGTTAGGATTAACTGGTTTACCAATGGCAATAGGAGCATTATCAGTAATGGCTTCATCATTTATGAACTATGTATTCTTTGATAGAATGAAATTTGGAGATAGATCAACAACAATAGCAGTAGCTATTGAGCCATTAACTCAAGCAGATATTATATCTGCAAATCCAATTCCAGTATTCACTACTAACTTTATTGGTGGAGGAATAGCTGGTATGATTGTTAACTACTTCGGATTAATTAATAATGCTACAGGAACAGCAACACCAATCGCTGGTTTCGCAGTAATGTTTGGATTTAATCCCGCTAAAGAGGTATTAATAACAGCTGGATTATGTGCAGTTGCAGGTATCTTAGCAGGATATGTTGGATCGATCGTATTTAAAAATTATAAAATAAAAACTGTTGCTGAAATAAGAGGGTAA
- a CDS encoding RidA family protein — protein sequence MKRVINTAKAPAAIGPYSQAIEVNGTLYVSGQIPFVPETMTVVSEDVREQTRQSLENVKAILEEAGYSLNDVVKAGVFIKDMNDFAAINEIYAEYLGDVKPARACVEVARLPRDVKVEIEVIAVK from the coding sequence ATGAAAAGAGTTATTAACACTGCCAAAGCTCCTGCAGCTATTGGACCTTATTCTCAAGCAATCGAAGTAAATGGAACTTTATATGTATCTGGACAAATTCCATTTGTTCCTGAAACTATGACTGTTGTATCTGAGGACGTTAGAGAGCAAACTAGACAATCATTAGAAAATGTTAAAGCTATTTTAGAGGAAGCTGGATACAGTTTAAATGATGTTGTTAAAGCTGGAGTTTTCATTAAAGATATGAATGATTTTGCTGCTATCAATGAGATTTACGCTGAGTATTTAGGAGATGTTAAACCTGCTAGAGCATGTGTTGAAGTTGCTAGATTACCTAGAGATGTTAAAGTTGAAATTGAAGTTATAGCTGTAAAATAA
- a CDS encoding RnfABCDGE type electron transport complex subunit B, which yields MESILFPVLSLGGTGLAMGLFLAYASKKFEVKVDEKVEAIQGILPGINCGACGYPGCSGYAEAIALNGAEMTACSPGGPAVAAEIAKVMGATVDLSGPKMVAKLLCQGDCTKTSKTYEFEGELTTCSAINLYAGGDKSCKYGCLGYGDCAKVCPVNAITVTEKGIVSIDEEKCVSCKKCVATCPKRLIEMLPMNKRVTVSCMSRDKGVVARKACTAACIACGLCQKACPVDAIEIKNNVARIDPEKCVECGLCAVKCPTKAINSEVKEIKKAEIIEEKCIGCTACARVCPVKCIEGEVKQKHKIDQSKCIGCQLCYDKCKFSAIKINIQNL from the coding sequence ATGGAATCAATATTATTTCCTGTTTTATCATTGGGAGGAACAGGGTTAGCAATGGGACTATTTTTAGCCTATGCTTCTAAGAAGTTTGAAGTTAAGGTTGATGAAAAAGTAGAAGCTATTCAAGGAATACTTCCAGGAATAAACTGTGGAGCTTGCGGATATCCAGGATGTTCAGGATACGCAGAAGCAATAGCTTTAAATGGAGCAGAAATGACAGCATGTTCACCTGGAGGTCCAGCAGTAGCAGCAGAAATAGCAAAGGTTATGGGAGCTACAGTTGATCTATCAGGACCAAAAATGGTGGCAAAATTACTGTGTCAAGGAGATTGTACAAAAACAAGCAAAACATATGAATTTGAAGGAGAGTTGACAACTTGTTCTGCAATAAATTTATATGCTGGTGGAGATAAATCTTGTAAGTATGGATGTTTAGGATATGGAGATTGTGCTAAAGTTTGTCCAGTTAATGCTATAACAGTTACTGAAAAAGGAATTGTTAGTATAGATGAAGAGAAATGTGTATCTTGTAAAAAATGTGTTGCAACATGTCCAAAACGATTGATAGAAATGTTACCTATGAATAAAAGAGTGACAGTTAGTTGTATGTCTAGAGATAAAGGTGTTGTGGCTAGAAAAGCCTGTACAGCAGCTTGTATAGCTTGTGGATTATGTCAGAAGGCTTGCCCAGTAGATGCGATTGAAATAAAAAATAATGTAGCAAGAATAGATCCAGAAAAATGTGTAGAATGTGGTTTATGTGCTGTAAAGTGTCCAACTAAAGCTATAAATAGCGAAGTCAAAGAGATAAAAAAAGCTGAAATAATTGAAGAAAAATGTATAGGATGTACAGCATGTGCTAGAGTTTGTCCTGTTAAATGTATAGAGGGAGAAGTAAAACAAAAGCATAAAATTGATCAATCAAAATGTATAGGATGTCAATTGTGTTATGATAAATGTAAATTTTCAGCAATAAAAATTAATATTCAAAATCTATAA
- the rsxA gene encoding electron transport complex subunit RsxA: MDFAKIFSLIITAIFIQNIIFAKFLGICPFMGVSKKVESSIGMGMAVTFVMSLASGVTWTIYNYLLVPLNLEYLQTIAFILIIASLVQFVEMAIQKTSPNLYKALGVFLPLITTNCAVLGIAILNIQQEYNFIESVINGAAVAIGFTLALVLLAGIRERIEYAAIPGPFKGVPIAFISAGLLAMAFMGFSGMQI, encoded by the coding sequence ATGGATTTTGCAAAAATATTTAGTTTAATAATAACAGCAATTTTTATTCAAAATATAATATTTGCTAAATTTTTAGGAATTTGTCCATTTATGGGAGTTTCTAAAAAGGTTGAATCATCAATAGGAATGGGAATGGCTGTAACTTTTGTTATGTCATTAGCTTCTGGAGTTACATGGACAATTTATAATTATTTATTAGTACCATTAAATTTAGAATATTTACAAACTATAGCATTTATATTAATAATAGCTTCTCTGGTACAATTTGTTGAAATGGCAATTCAAAAAACTTCGCCAAATTTATATAAAGCTCTTGGAGTTTTTTTACCACTTATAACAACAAACTGTGCGGTGTTAGGTATCGCAATTTTAAATATCCAACAGGAATATAATTTTATAGAATCAGTAATAAACGGAGCTGCAGTAGCAATTGGATTTACATTGGCTCTAGTATTATTAGCAGGAATAAGAGAAAGAATAGAATATGCAGCTATTCCAGGACCATTTAAAGGAGTTCCAATTGCATTTATTTCAGCAGGACTTTTAGCAATGGCTTTTATGGGATTCAGCGGAATGCAAATATAG
- a CDS encoding RnfABCDGE type electron transport complex subunit E, giving the protein MAKSNKDILLNGIIKENPVFVLLLGLCPTLGVTSSSINGMAMGLATMSVIVCSNMLISMIKSFIPDKVRIPAFIMVIASLVTIVEMVMKAYVPELYKVLGLFIPLIVVNCIVLGRAESFASKNTVFKSILDGIGAGLGFTLALTLLGTIREILGNGTAFGISVTPASFTPALIFILAPGAFITIGFIIATQNYIKARKSGVK; this is encoded by the coding sequence ATGGCTAAGTCAAATAAAGATATATTATTAAATGGAATAATAAAAGAAAACCCAGTATTTGTGCTTTTACTTGGATTATGTCCAACATTAGGTGTTACATCTTCATCAATAAATGGTATGGCTATGGGATTAGCTACGATGTCCGTAATAGTTTGTTCTAACATGTTAATATCTATGATAAAAAGTTTCATTCCAGATAAAGTTAGAATACCTGCTTTTATAATGGTTATAGCATCATTAGTAACAATAGTAGAAATGGTTATGAAGGCATATGTGCCTGAATTATACAAAGTTTTAGGATTATTTATTCCACTGATTGTTGTTAACTGTATAGTACTAGGTAGAGCTGAGAGTTTTGCATCAAAAAATACAGTTTTTAAATCAATATTAGATGGAATTGGAGCAGGATTAGGATTTACATTAGCTTTAACTCTTTTAGGTACTATAAGAGAGATTTTAGGAAATGGAACAGCTTTTGGAATTTCTGTAACACCAGCTTCATTTACACCAGCTTTAATATTTATATTAGCTCCTGGGGCATTTATAACAATTGGTTTTATAATCGCTACTCAGAACTATATTAAAGCTAGAAAGAGTGGGGTGAAATAA
- a CDS encoding RnfABCDGE type electron transport complex subunit G, translating to MEKNRFIHYGIVLTLIASISAGILSIVNGATQKVIKENERAAVNAARIMVLPKAESFDENAIVKVDELEFIPGNGSNGKPVGYVVTVSQPGYAANIDFVLGIDRRGRVTGLNIIGSQETPGLGSKILDPEWQKKAIGKDASYEFNKSADGFAGATISPNAVYTGIKRALNSFNSGVNKK from the coding sequence ATGGAGAAAAATAGATTTATACATTATGGTATAGTTTTAACTCTGATTGCTTCGATATCAGCTGGAATATTATCTATAGTTAATGGAGCTACTCAAAAAGTTATTAAAGAAAATGAAAGAGCAGCTGTAAATGCAGCTAGAATCATGGTTTTACCTAAAGCAGAATCATTTGATGAAAATGCTATTGTAAAAGTAGATGAATTAGAATTTATTCCAGGAAATGGTTCAAATGGAAAACCAGTAGGTTATGTAGTAACAGTTTCACAACCAGGTTACGCAGCAAACATAGACTTTGTTTTAGGTATTGATAGAAGAGGAAGAGTCACTGGATTAAATATAATAGGAAGCCAAGAAACACCAGGATTAGGATCAAAAATATTAGATCCAGAATGGCAAAAAAAAGCTATAGGAAAAGATGCATCTTATGAGTTTAATAAATCAGCAGATGGATTTGCAGGTGCAACAATATCACCAAATGCTGTATATACTGGAATTAAAAGAGCTCTTAATAGCTTTAATAGTGGGGTGAATAAAAAATAA
- a CDS encoding RnfABCDGE type electron transport complex subunit D, producing MAKILKMGPSPHIRTKETVDDVMYDVIIALLPALLAACYFFGIRAIIVTAVSILSCMVTEYVCQKLMKQDVQIFDGSAVITGILYAFVIPPYMSLVYVVIGAVVSIALGKMVFGGLGHNIFNPALVGRAFVQASWPVAITTFMYDDVGGATLLDTMKRGLSSDVALIENGNLYLNTFIGKMGGCLGETSALALLIGGLYLIYKKQIDWKVPAIMIGTVFVASLIAGANPILHIFSGGLFLGAFFMATDMVTSPHTPKGRAIFAFGIGVLVSLIRFKGGYPEGVAYSILIMNGFVPLINRYTNPKKFGEVK from the coding sequence GTGGCAAAAATTTTAAAGATGGGGCCATCGCCTCATATCAGAACTAAGGAAACTGTTGATGATGTAATGTATGATGTAATAATCGCATTATTACCAGCACTTTTAGCAGCATGCTATTTTTTTGGAATTAGAGCAATTATAGTTACAGCAGTATCAATTTTATCTTGTATGGTAACAGAGTATGTTTGTCAAAAATTAATGAAGCAAGATGTTCAAATTTTTGATGGAAGTGCCGTTATAACAGGAATTTTATATGCTTTTGTTATACCGCCATACATGTCTTTAGTTTATGTTGTAATAGGAGCTGTTGTTTCAATAGCTTTAGGTAAAATGGTTTTTGGTGGGTTAGGTCATAATATATTTAATCCAGCTTTAGTAGGAAGAGCTTTTGTACAAGCTTCTTGGCCAGTTGCAATAACAACATTTATGTATGATGATGTTGGAGGAGCTACTCTTTTAGATACTATGAAAAGAGGACTATCATCAGATGTTGCTTTAATTGAAAATGGAAATCTTTATTTAAATACATTTATAGGTAAAATGGGTGGATGCTTAGGAGAAACATCAGCTTTAGCATTACTTATAGGTGGATTATATTTAATATATAAAAAACAAATTGATTGGAAAGTACCTGCTATAATGATAGGAACAGTATTTGTGGCGTCTTTAATAGCTGGAGCTAATCCTATTTTACATATTTTTTCAGGTGGATTATTCTTAGGAGCGTTTTTCATGGCAACAGATATGGTAACTTCTCCACATACACCAAAAGGTAGAGCTATATTTGCCTTTGGAATAGGAGTATTAGTTTCTCTGATAAGATTTAAAGGTGGATATCCAGAAGGTGTAGCATACTCAATACTTATAATGAATGGATTTGTGCCATTAATAAATAGATATACAAATCCTAAGAAGTTTGGGGAGGTGAAGTAA
- the rsxC gene encoding electron transport complex subunit RsxC, producing the protein MKFFGFKGGVHPPENKIQTENQAVEVLTAPKMVFIPLLQHIGVPLTPCVEVGERVLKGQIIADSDAFLSVPVHATVSGVVKKIENLPFPLMGSVQTIVIENDEKDEWTTLEKLPEWKNSTKEELLGIIRAKGIVGLGGAAFPTHIKLNPPSDVKIDMLLLNGAECEPYLNSDNRVMIEESTKVVEGIKIMKHILNVDSAVIGIEDNKLEAIEIMKKACQGTNIEVMPLKTMYPQGGEKSLIKAILNKEVPSGKLPSAVGVVVNNTTTAAAIYDAVVNGLPLIDKVVTVTGKAIKEPKNLKAVIGTPISELLEKCGYNEENVEKIVMGGPMMGMAQLTLEVPVIKGTSGLLALTKEETNYCKPKACIGCGKCVDACPMSLEPIMYARLAEFSQWEEMAKYHLMDCIECGSCAYICPANRPLTEAIKIGKAKLRTMKK; encoded by the coding sequence ATGAAATTCTTCGGATTCAAGGGAGGGGTACATCCACCTGAAAATAAGATCCAAACAGAAAATCAAGCTGTAGAAGTATTAACAGCACCAAAAATGGTTTTCATCCCACTTCTTCAACATATAGGGGTTCCTTTAACGCCTTGTGTAGAAGTTGGAGAAAGAGTTTTAAAAGGGCAGATAATAGCGGATTCAGATGCTTTTTTATCGGTGCCTGTACATGCAACAGTAAGTGGAGTAGTAAAAAAAATAGAAAATTTACCATTTCCACTAATGGGAAGTGTACAAACAATTGTAATTGAAAATGATGAAAAAGATGAATGGACTACTTTAGAAAAATTACCAGAGTGGAAAAATTCAACAAAAGAGGAATTATTAGGAATAATTAGAGCAAAAGGAATTGTTGGTCTTGGAGGAGCGGCATTTCCAACTCATATAAAATTAAATCCACCATCAGATGTAAAAATAGATATGTTACTATTAAATGGTGCAGAGTGTGAACCGTATCTAAATTCTGATAACAGAGTTATGATAGAGGAGTCAACAAAAGTTGTTGAAGGAATAAAAATTATGAAGCATATCTTAAATGTAGATAGTGCTGTTATTGGAATTGAGGACAACAAATTAGAAGCAATAGAGATTATGAAAAAAGCTTGTCAAGGGACAAATATAGAAGTTATGCCATTAAAGACTATGTATCCTCAAGGAGGAGAAAAATCTTTAATAAAGGCAATACTAAATAAAGAAGTTCCATCAGGAAAATTACCATCTGCAGTGGGAGTAGTTGTAAATAATACAACAACAGCAGCAGCAATTTATGATGCAGTTGTGAATGGATTACCACTTATAGATAAAGTTGTAACAGTTACTGGAAAAGCTATAAAAGAGCCTAAAAATTTAAAAGCAGTTATAGGAACACCTATTTCAGAACTTTTAGAAAAATGTGGTTATAATGAAGAAAATGTAGAAAAAATAGTAATGGGTGGACCTATGATGGGAATGGCTCAATTAACTTTAGAAGTTCCTGTTATTAAAGGAACTTCTGGGCTATTGGCATTAACTAAAGAGGAAACAAATTATTGTAAACCTAAGGCTTGTATAGGATGTGGAAAATGTGTTGACGCATGTCCAATGTCTTTAGAACCTATAATGTATGCTAGATTAGCTGAATTTTCACAGTGGGAAGAGATGGCAAAATACCATTTAATGGATTGTATAGAGTGTGGATCTTGCGCTTATATTTGTCCAGCAAATAGACCGCTAACAGAAGCAATAAAAATTGGAAAAGCTAAACTTAGAACAATGAAAAAGTAG
- the pth gene encoding aminoacyl-tRNA hydrolase: MKLIVGLGNPGKEYERTRHNVGFDIIDEFAEKNGFNVFKDKFQGLITEKTIDGEKVILLKPQTYMNLSGNSIVQVVKFYKINPATDLIVVYDDMDLPLGKLRVKMNGSAGGHNGIKSIISHLGQDFMRVKCGIGKAKNKDENINFVLGRFTKEESEIVNPMFSTVNSLLEDVLKNIQIDKIMQKYNKK, from the coding sequence ATGAAATTAATAGTAGGACTAGGAAATCCAGGAAAAGAATATGAAAGAACAAGACATAATGTAGGATTCGATATAATTGACGAATTCGCAGAAAAAAATGGGTTTAATGTTTTTAAAGATAAATTCCAAGGACTAATAACAGAAAAAACAATTGATGGAGAAAAAGTAATTCTATTAAAACCACAAACATACATGAATTTAAGTGGGAATTCAATAGTTCAAGTAGTTAAGTTTTATAAAATAAATCCAGCGACAGATTTAATAGTGGTTTATGATGACATGGATTTACCTTTAGGAAAATTAAGAGTGAAAATGAATGGAAGTGCTGGAGGGCACAACGGTATAAAATCTATAATTTCTCATTTAGGACAAGACTTTATGAGAGTTAAATGTGGAATTGGAAAAGCTAAAAATAAAGATGAAAATATTAATTTTGTACTGGGTAGGTTTACAAAAGAGGAAAGTGAAATTGTAAATCCGATGTTTTCTACTGTGAATTCATTGTTAGAAGATGTATTAAAAAACATACAAATAGATAAAATTATGCAGAAATATAACAAAAAGTAA